GCGGCGACGGTGGCCCTCGTCGCGTGGCTCACCAGCCCGGTCGGGCCCGTCGCGCGGTGGTTGGATCGGGTGTGACCTGCATCTTTTTGCGCGCGCCGCCCCCGAAGCCGATATGGTTTCCGACCTCTTCGACCCCGACCGGTGGACGGCCGTCACCGACGCCTTCGACGACGTGACCTACCACCGCGCGGACGACGTGCCCGCCGTTCGCGTCGCCATCGACCGCCCCGAGGTGCGCAACGCCTTCCGCCCCAAGACCGTCGACGAACTCTACGCGGCGCTGGATCACGCCCGCCAGCAGGCCGACGTGGGCTGTGTGCTCCTGACCGGCAACGGCCCGTCGCCGAAGGACGGTGGCTGGGCCTTTTCCGCGGGTGGCGATCAGGCCATCCGCGGCGAGTCGGGGTACGAGTACCGCGAGGACGACGAGGGGGACGCCCCCGACGGCGCCGACACCGGGGACACCGAACTCGACACGGAGACGCCGACCGTCGGCCGCCTCCACATCCTCGAAGTCCAGCGGCTCATCCGGTTCATGCCGAAACCCGTCGTCGCCGTCGTCCCCGGGTGGGCCGTCGGCGGCGGCCACTCCCTCCACGTCATCTGCGATCTGACGCTCGCGAGCGAGGAGCACGCGAAGTTCCTCCAGACCGACCCCGACGTGGCCTCCTTCGACGGCGGGTTCGGCTCCGCCTACTTGGCCCGGCAGGTCGGGCAGAAGAAAGCCCGCGAAATCTTCTTCCTCGGGAAGACGTACGACGCCACGGAGGCGGCAGAGATGGGCATGGTGAACGAGGCGGTGCCTCACGAGGAGTTGGAGCGCGTCGCCCTCGACTGGGCCGAGACGATGACGGGCAAGAGCCCGACGGCGATGCGGATGCTGAAGTACGCGTTCAACCTCGCG
This window of the Haloplanus rubicundus genome carries:
- a CDS encoding 1,4-dihydroxy-2-naphthoyl-CoA synthase, which produces MVSDLFDPDRWTAVTDAFDDVTYHRADDVPAVRVAIDRPEVRNAFRPKTVDELYAALDHARQQADVGCVLLTGNGPSPKDGGWAFSAGGDQAIRGESGYEYREDDEGDAPDGADTGDTELDTETPTVGRLHILEVQRLIRFMPKPVVAVVPGWAVGGGHSLHVICDLTLASEEHAKFLQTDPDVASFDGGFGSAYLARQVGQKKAREIFFLGKTYDATEAAEMGMVNEAVPHEELERVALDWAETMTGKSPTAMRMLKYAFNLADDGLVGQQVFSGEATRLAYMTDEASEGRDAFLDGREPDFSDVPWHY